The Pyxidicoccus sp. MSG2 DNA segment GTGGCTCTACGTCACGGATACGGACAATGGCCGCGTCCAGAAGTTCGATCTGGGCGGGAAGTTCCTGCACGCCTGGGGCGATTCAGGCGTGAAGCTTGGTCAGATGTACCGGCCGAAGGGAATCACCGTCGACCCGCGCAGCAGCAATGTCTACGTGGTGGATTCAAACAATCACCGCATTCAGAAGTTCACCTCTGACGGGGCCTCGCTGGGCATCTTTGGACGCAACGGCACCGCGGATGGTGAATTGTGGTTCCCGTTTGGCGTGGCCGTAGACGAGAAGGGACAGATTTTCATCACCGACTCCGAGAACGGTCGCATCCAGATGTTCCAGGAGAACCACAAGGTCGCTGAGCTCTACACCCAGAGGGTCAAGTGACCAATGCCTTCAAGCTATACGGAGCCGCCGTGCTGGTCTCGACGGTGGCAATGGCTGCCCCGCCTTCAACAGAGCGTTCTCTCGTAGTGGAGGTTGATGGCTCCAACCCGAGATGCGCCAAGGGGGGGAGTTCACCTCAATGTAGCTTGAGGGCAGCGCTCGAGGCGGTGAACGGGGCGGGTGGAGGTGTGATCCGGCTGCGCCGGGAAAGCCTCCACTCGCTGACCAGCATTGCCACCGTTAATGGGCTCGAAGGCGGAAGCGGGTTGCCGACTGTGACGGCAGCAGTCGTCATCGAAGGTAATGGCGCCATCGTTGAGCGGAGTACGGCTCCCAACACACCCGCATTCCGCCTCTTCCACATCGCATCGCAGGGACAGCTGACGGTGCGCGACCTCACCATTCGTAATGGAGCGACTGAGGGCTATACGGATGGAGCAGGCCTTTGGAACACCGGGACACTCGTGCTTGAGCGTGTGACGGTCACGGGAAACTCCGCTGGCGACGATGGTGGTGGTATTCGCAACGACGGCGTCCTGAAGCTCGTGAGCAGCAACGTGGTTGGCAATCGTGCCCGTGGAGAGGGAGGGGTGGGGGGAGGGGTGTATAATCTGCCGGTCGCGGGTGCCGGAGAGGCCACACTCATCGACACCAACATTCGTGACAACCAAGCGGGAGACCGTGGTGGAGGGCTCTGGAACAACGGCACCCTCGTCGCGGAGACCTCGACCTTCAAGGGAAACACCGCGCGCGTCGAGGGAGGCGCCATCCGCAACAATGGGGTGATGCGTCTGTCTCAATGCCAAGTGGTGGGAAACCGCTCCGAGGGCCGGGCCGGTGGCATTAGCGCCTTGCGCACCGTAGAGATGACCAAGACGACCGTGTCTGGCAACACTGCCCCAGTCAAGCCGGACGTCGAAGGCACGCTCGTGATGGGGGGCTCGCGCTGAGTCCCCGTTCGGGGAACTGAAGTTGGCTCGTTCTAGCTGCACTCTCGTAGCTCGCGCGGTTCTAAGGGACGGGGTGAGGCGTCCACGGGCGCGGCGACCCCTGCTCCACATCGAACCCACGGCCGAGTTCTCGGGTGCCGAGGCCGGGTGGGCGATGGACTTCGACGAGAGCCGAAAGCGCCCATCCTGCCCCCGGATGTAGCTCTGCTGCATCGTGGTCGCTCGCTCGAAGGTCGTCCGCAGGAACTCGTCGTTCAGCTGCTGCTCCGTCTTGCGTGGGGCCCGCGCGTCCTGGGGTGGCGCTTGGCGACCGCGTAGTCGTTGGACGACAGCCCCTGCGTCATGAGCCGGATGGCCTTCTGGAAGGCGCTGGTGATGCTCAGGTGGAAGCTGTTGTAGACGAGGTGCGCCATCAAGCCGTCGCGCTTGAGGGCCCGGGACAGCCTCGCCAGTGCATGGGCCGGCTCGTAGGTGTGGTGAATCCCCCGTGCACACAATGAAGTCGAACTGCTCCACGTAGGGCGCGTCGTTGATGCTCTCCATCTTCAACTTGAGGTGCTTCACGCCGAGGTCGGCGGCATTGGCCGCGCAGATTTCAGTCGACTTCGTCGAGAGGTCCGTGCCGAGCACCTTCGCGTTCGGGAACAGCAGCGCCGTGAGGAGGGCTTGGTTCGTTCCACAGCCCGCCACCCAGATGTTGGCCTCACGGGGGGCACAGCCGTGTGGCTGAAGTCTTCCACCTCCTGGCTCACCAGCGTGCGCTCGAAGTCGGGGTCCTGGAGCGAGGCGAACATGGAGGAGTTCCACGGCCAGGGGAAGCGGCTGTGGAACTCGCCGATCTTCTCATCCATGGAGGTGATGGACTCCGCCAGGACGAGGTTCTCCTCGTCGCTCTTCTTGGAGACGGCTCCGGGTGTGGGCTGCACCTCGCAGGCCGTGGCGAGCCCGGGAATGAACCGGGGAAGCGGCACGTTCTTGGTCCTCGCTCCCGTGGCCACGCGCAGCTTCGCGCTGGCCCTTGCCTGCTCGATGCTCCGGGCCAGCGTCGCGACGGTCCGGTGCTCGAAGATGCTGCGCATGTTCAGGTCCACCCCGAGGGCCTCGCGAGGCCTCAGGATGATTTGATTGGTTAGCAGCGAGTGGCCGGCAATCTCGAAGAAGTCATCGTCGACGCCAACCTCCGAGAGCTCAATTGACTTGCGCCAGATGGCCGCGAGCTCCAACTTCGTGGGCGTGCGAGGCGGAGCCGACATGCTCCGCATCCGCCCCTTCGCCTCCTCCATCCGGGGCAGCGCCTTCGTATCGACCTTGCATTTGGGCGTGAGCGGAAGCTGGGGGAGGGGAACGAAGTACTGGGGAAGCAGTTCCTGGACGCGGTGGCCGTTGAACTTGAGCTGCGTGTCGTTCCGGCCCTCGAAGCCCAGGAGCCCGCCGGGCAGCCAGCGCGCGAGGTCTCCCGTCCGGTACACCACTTCGCCCTTCGCGAAGGGGCTGGGATGAACCGCTCCCGGGTCGCCTCCGGATTGTCGAGATAGTCCAGCGCCAGGCACTCTCCGCCCAGGTACAGCTCGCCCGTGACGCCCTCGGCCACCGGAGCCAGTCGCTCATCCAGCACGTGGACCCGTGCGTTCGGCGCAGGCCGGCCGATGGGAACGAAGTCCTGGACGTCCTTGCGAGCGTCGAACCGGTGCACGAGGCACCACACCGTCGCCTCCGTGGGCCGTACTCGTTGAAGAGCTCCAAGTGGGGGCCGAAGGTCTCCAGCGCTCGCAGCGCTCGTCGGGTCTCCAGGCCCTCTCCGCCAACGATGAGCCGCCGCACCTTGCTGCCGGTATGCTTGCGCGAGACGAGGAGGGGCAGGTGGCTCGGCGTGAGCGGCACGCTGTCGACGCGGTTGTCTTCGAGGGCATCCATCAGCGCCGCGCCCGCAGAGGAACCCGTGTAGGCGACAATCCTCCCGCCCGAGAGCAGCGGCACGAAGATGGACGTCACCGCGTGCCCATGGCTCAATCGAGAATCAACTCGGCGGTCACGAGATGGGGCCGCCCGAGTTCCTCGGCGCCGAAGGCCAACGCGTAGAGGCCACTCGAAACGCGCTCGAGGAAGCCCCACTCCCAGATGGCCTGCTCATCGACGCCGGTGTGGCTCGCCAGCAGATGGCAATACCGCCGGGCCACTGTGACGGCGTCTCCCGCGAGTAGCTCGGAACACCAGCTGCGCAGGACCACACCCAGGTCGTACGCCGGCTCGGCGAGAAAACCGTCCGGGTCGACGAAGACGAAGCCCGTTTCCGCGCCTGCTCTCGGCGTCAGTACCTGCAGCGCGTTGGCGGGGTGCGGATCGCCGTGGACGAGCACGGCCCGCCCAGGCTCAGCCGCGGCAGCCCGTCGCTCGGCGAACCGCAGCGCCTGGCTGAACACCGCGTGCTGGCAGGGCCGGTCGAGCTCCACCCACAGCCGGCTCACCAGCGCGTACAGCTCGCGCGCCTTCGCTTCCACGGCCGTCTGCGTCGGCTCCACCAGGGGCGGCACTTCCCACGCCCGCGTGAGCAGGGTGCCCAGCGTTTCGAGCTGACGCTCCACCGGCATCCCGAGCTGCTCCATCGAAGGCCCCAGGGCCTCGAGCAGGATTGCGTACTGCTCGAGGTCTGCCCCGAGCAGACGCGCGTAGCCACGGCCTTGCGCGCGTTCGAGCACCTGCGCCTGTATCCGGAAGAGCGGGTCGGGAAGCGCGACCTTGAGGACGACGTCTCCACCGTCGGCCGTCCGCGCCCGCGCGACGAATGCCGCGGTCCCGCCCTCGAGCGCTTCGCCGACCGTCATCGACCATCGCTTCTCGAGGCCGGCGATGACCTCGGGCAGTCCCGCCAACCACGCTTCGCCAGCCTGGCCGAGGCTGGCGGCCTTCTGTCGAACCAACGCCGGCACCTTCATCGCTCGGTCCCTGCCGTCGACACGCTCGCCTCACTGTGCCGGATGGGCCATCGCGTCGAGGGTATCGCGGGGCCACCCCTCCGCCGAGTCTCTTTTCTTGACTATTGATAATTCAAGACTCTAAAGAGGATTTTCAGGTATTCTCGTTTGCCATGTTTCACCTGGGTTCAAGAATGCCCCTGTCGCGCGGGGCCGCAGGGAGTCGCGCGGGCAGGAGCTGGCAGCAGCAGTCCACGCAGCGCAACCCCCGGAGGAAGCACCGCATGAATCGGAAGTCCTTGATGTTCGCCGTGGTGGCAATGGTGGCGGCAGGCTGGGCCAGCACGGTCACCGCCGCGACCGCGAACGGGCCCATCTGTGAGACGTCGGCCTGGGTGAATTCGACTACGTATTACAACTGCAACGGCGGCAGTCACACCGCGCTCGACATCGGCAACGCGAGCTGCAACGAGTGGAACCACCGCGGCATGCTGGTGGGCAACTACTACTACTCGTACGCGGGCGGCTGTGCGGCCGCGTGCAACGGCTCTACCTGCAACGGCGGCGCCGGCAACTACTACACGGTGACGGGCGGCAGCGGCTGGAACTTCCGCCAGCTGCACTTCATCAACAACGTGAGCTCCGGCTCGAAGACGTGCGACCGCTGCGCGCTGGGTCTGGTGGGCGGCACGGGCAGCGCCACCGGCCCGCACTCGCACTCCGACAACCGCAACGGCACCACGCGCCACTCGGCCTGGTACACCAGCGTCGGCACCACCTGCGGCAGCAGCGGCTACTGCAACAACCGGGTGGGCGTCCCCACGCTGTGATTCGTTGAGCTGTTCCCCTCCCGCCCTGGGCTCCAGGGCGGGAGTCGGGATTCCCTCTTCCCCTTCCATCCCGTCTTCGAGCCCGGGGCAGACGCGTCCCGGAGTGGGCTCCTTCCGACATGACTTCCCGTCACCTTCCCAGAGCCGCCATCGCGGGCTTCGTCCTCGCCGTCCTCGTCGCGGCTGGCGTGGTGCTGCTGCGGCGCGATGCCTCCTCGTCCCAGGACGCCCCACCCATGGCGGTCTCCGGTGCCTCGGCCCAGGCCGTGTCCCCGGCGCCTGGCGGCCCGGGCCAGCCCGCTCCGTCCGCGAAGAAGGACGGGCCCCGGGAGCAGATTCCCATGCCGGGGTGCTGGGAGGGACTGCTGGAGCTCGACAAGACCGCCTCGCTGGACTCGCTGCGCGCTGCACTGGCGGAAGCCATCTCGGCCAATGACCGCTTCCTGGCCGAGTACCTGAAGGAGCGGCTCACCGAGGTGGTGGGCAATGACGCCGAGCGCGGCCTCAAGCTGGTGGAGTGGGCGGCCCAGGCCAACGGGCCGGAGACGACCCTGTACCTGGAGGCCCTCAAGGCCGCGCCGGCCGTGCGCAACCCCGCGGTCTCCGAGCGCCTGCTGAAGCTGGGCGAGGACAAGAGCGCCCAGATTGCCACCCGCGCCGCGGCCCTGGACACCCTGGAGACGCAGCACCGCTTCACACCCGAGAGCATCCAGCGGCTCAAGGCCATCGCCATGGACGTCGACGCGGACTCCGCTGCGTGGCTGGCGACCCGCACCATGGGCCGGGTGATGAAGGAGGACTACGAGCGCACCGGCTCCTATTCCTCCTATTGGAAGGAACTGCTCGACATTGGCCAGACGTCCAAGGACCTGGCGGTGCGGCAGCTCGCGCTGGAGATGCCCTCGTACTCCAACCCGCTGCTGGACAGCGCTTCCATTGACCAGTTGGCCGAGCTGATGAAGACGGACCCGGACCGGCAGGTGCGGGAGATGTCCGCCTTCCGGCTGGCGCGGACCGAGGACCCGAAGAGGGCACTGGAGGCCTACCGCGCGGCCTTCGACGGAGAGTCCAGCATCTGCGTGCGCTTCGCGATGATGCTCTACGCGCTGCGGGCCGCCGGGGCGGACGCGCTCCCCCTGGCGGCGGAGTTCGCGAAGAAGGACCCGCGGCTCCAGCAGGACTACCTGGACTTCAAGGAGCTGTACGCGGCGGGCACGGTGGACTGGAGCCGCATCTGGATGAACAAGAAGGAGTACCACGAGTGTGTCGTCGAGGAAGGAGCGCCGCACGAATGAGCACGCCAGGACTGAGGAGCGGAGCGGTTGGCGGAGGCGTGCGTCTGGCGACGCTGCGCGCGGCGTTGCTGGCCGTGGGGCTCGGGCTGGGGCTGACACCGGGCCTGGCCCTGGCGCAGGACGCGGCGCCCCGGCCCCGGCAGACGGCCTGCACCGTCGAGGGTATGTTGGAGGACGTCCGGCTCGCGCTGAAGGAGGGCTCTCCGGCCTACAAGCGCTACGTGCGCTTCCGGCTCAAGGAGGCGGCCATCGCCATGGCGCCGGAGCGGCTGAGCAATGCGGTCATCGAGGAGAGGGATCCTGCGGTGCTGGAGGTGGTGGGCTCGGCCCTGGCCACCAAGGCCAGCAACGCGCAGACGCCCGAGCTCATCCAGCCGTTGCTGTCGCGGGCCGTCCAGGACGCGGACCCGGGCCTGCGCGCCGCCGCGGTGAAGGCGCTGCGCGGCGCGCCCTCGGTGGAGTTCATGGCGCAGAACGGTGACGTCGTCACCTACGAGCAGCTCGTCCGCGACTCCTCCCCGGAGGTTCGCCGGGCCGGGGCGGAGAACCTGGTGACCGAGAGCGCGGAAATCTACTTCGGCCACCACAAGCCCGTCTCCGAGGCGGCGGTGAAGGCGGCGACGGCCACGAAGGACCCCGAGGTGGCCGCGAGGCTGCTGGGCGAGGTCTCCATGGAGGCCGTGGGACACGAGGCGGTGATGGACGTCACCCGGCAGCTGCGCTCGGACGACGTGGGCGTGCGCGCGGCGGCGGCTCGGGCGCTGGGTGGAGTGTCAGGGCCCGAGGCGGCGGGCGCGCGCCGCTCGTTGGTGGAGCTGTTCCGCGGGGACACGGACCCGGCGGTGCGCAAGGCGGCGCTGGAGTCGCTGGCCCGGCTGGGGCAGTCCAGCGCACGGCCGCTGCTGCAGTCCTTGCGTGGGGTGGATGCGCGCATGGACCCGGAGATCGACGCCTGGCTGGGCGCCATGCAGTACAACCTCCAGGAGTGGGACCTGCTGCTGCGCGAGAAGCAGCGGCTGCGGAGGTAGCCCGCGCTTCCGAACGCGAACACCAGGCGAATCACCCACGAGGGCGCGCATGGGGCTCGACCTGAGGTTGCAAGTCACGGAGTCCGGTGGAAGGCCCAGGCCCGATGCGCCCCCCGTCCCGGACCAGACCCATGAGGTACAGGTCCGGCTGCGGCGCGGCTGGATTGGATATCGCGAGTCCGAGATTCACGACGTCCTCCTGGACTTCGCTCGCCGGCGTCGCGTCATGGTTGATGAAGGTGCGCGGACGTACGTCGAGTCGTCGCTGTACGCCCCCGTTTGTGCGCGGCACTTCGAGCTGTCCAACATCGAGCATGTGCGCTCCGTCATCGCAGCCGGGAAGGGCGACACGTCGGACTTCGAACCCATCATCATGGAGCATCAGCTCGCGGTGTTCGACAAGGCGCGGAGACGGACGCTCACGGAGTCGGCGGCTCCGAAGAAAACCGGGCTCGGCGGACTCCTGCGGTCCGTCTTCTCCGGGTCGAAGAAGCCGGGCGACCTCACCGTGCAATCGGACTCGGGACAGACGGTGTATGCCACCGCTGAGGGACGCCGGCTGCTCGCGCACTCGACTGACGGAACCGACGTCGAGCCCGACATGGGCAGACAGTTCGTCAAGTTCCTGGGCTACCGCTACGGTGGCCATCCGCTCATCCTCGAGCGGCTCGCCTCGGCGAGCCGGGTGCCGAGCGAAATCCAATACAGCGCCCGGATGATGAGCGGCCTTCCCTGAAACAACGTCACGTTGAGGCTCCTGTCCGCCAACGTCGTGCCGGACAGCGGGACTCCACTCGACGGCTATCGCCGCGTGGTGCAAGGCGGACCGGGTCTGCCGGATGATTCCATCCTGGAGCGCGTGACTCTCGGTGCCGCCCCTGACCCCAATGCGGTACGGGAGCGGCGGCAGGCGGAGGCGGAGGCATCCGTGGACGCCGGTCGCATGCTCGAAAGCGTGCTCGCGTTCTTCGAGCTGACGCTGGAGACCGGTGAAACGATGCCGGGGCTGGGAGAGGCCGTGCAGTCCATCCCGGACGCGGACGTGCGCCGCTTCCGCGAGGTCATGTCTCAGCCTCCCAGCACCCGGGAAATCGCCAGCGCCATGGCCCCGGCGCTCGTCGAGCTCCGGACCGCGGCGGGACGCCACGCGCATGTCCTCATGAGCTTCGAGGCCGGTGCCCGCCGTGCCCTGGGGGGGGCCCAGGAGGCGCGGGCGCTCCTGCTCGAGGTCATCGAGGCCAACCCGTTCTTCACGGGAGCCTACAAGGACCTGGGAGACCTCTGCGCCGCGGACTCGGACCTGGCCGCGGCCTGGCTGTGCTGGGATGCGGCGCGCAACATCGCGCCAGGCCACAAGCTGTTGAACGACGTGAGTGCGTTGGAGGAGATGCTGGCCACCGAGCATCCCGAGTTCTTCTGAGCACGCAGTTGCTGGCTCGCTCGCCAGACCAGAGACCGCCGCTTCAGCAGTGCCCGGAAAGACGAAGGGCCCGGAACCTTTCGATTCCGGGCCCTTCAATTTGGCGAGGAGTACGGGACTTGAACCCGTGGCCTCCGGCGTGACAGGCCGGCGTTCTAACCAACTGAACTAACTCCCCACAACCTTGGGCGGAACAGGGATTGAACCTGTGACCCTCGCCTTGTAAGGGCGACGCTCTACCGCTGAGCTATCCGCCCCGAAGGCGTCCGCCGCGCTGCAACGAGGGGGGCTTTTATAGAGCGTGCTCCCCACTGTCAAGCATACGTTTTTGGGGTCCTGATCATTCCACCGCGGCTCATTCGTAGAGTGAAGACGCCCGGACAGGCCGTGGCCTGACTGACTGCCCAGCCAGGGGCCGACGGCTCCATCCGGAGCGCGTCTAGCCGCCGTCGACGAGGTCCTGGAGCATGGCGGCGAGCTTCGCGTCCGTCGCCGCGTCCAGGGTGCCCGTGAAGGGCTTGATCGGCAGCGTGCTCCGGAAGACCCAGACCCCGCAGAAGAGCGCGAGCATCAGCGCCGCGCGCGACTCCGCCCTCGGGGGCCCCAGCCACTGGGCGAGCGGTCGCGTCAGTCGCTCCTCCAGCAGCGTCGTCACGAGGTCTCGTACCTCCTCGTCACCCGCCGACAGGAGCATCATCGCCAGTGCGTCCGCCTCGGGCACGGGCTTGTTCATCAGGTACTGCACCACGTGGCGGCCGAAGTCCTTCCGACCGGCCGCGAAGAAGCCCGACAACCCCATGTCGTGCCCCAGCGCTTCCCGGAACAGCTCCTTCTTGGAGCCGAAGTACCGGACGACCAGCGCGGGCGTGACACCCGCCTCCGCGGCGATCTCCCGCATGCCCGCCTGCGCATAGCCCCGCGTCGCGAAGGCCCTTCGCGACGCTCGCAGCAGGTCCGCCCGCGTCTGCTCCGCATCCCGCTGTCTCGGCCGGCCGCTCGACGCCGGACGACGGGTAGGGGACTTGCTCGTGGGGCGACGTTTCGCGGTCATGGGGCACGAAGTAAACGAGTGTTGACAAAAAATACCCCGGTCCACAGTCTTGGCAAGTAAACCGACGTTTACTTGTCGCGAGGTCGAGACCATGAAGACGGACTGGAGCACCCGGGACATTCCCCGGCTCGAAGGGAAGAAGGCCATCGTCACAGGGGCGAACAGCGGCATCGGGTACTTCACCGCCCTGGAGTTGGGGCGGGCGGGAGTCGAGGTGCTGGTCGGATGCCGGGACGTCCAGAAGGGGCAGGCCGCGGTGGAGCGGATGCGGGCGGAGGTGCCCGGGGCGCGCTTCTCCCTGGAGGCGCTGGACCTGGCGAGCCTCGCCTCCGTGCGCGCGTTCGCC contains these protein-coding regions:
- a CDS encoding aminoglycoside phosphotransferase family protein; its protein translation is MKVPALVRQKAASLGQAGEAWLAGLPEVIAGLEKRWSMTVGEALEGGTAAFVARARTADGGDVVLKVALPDPLFRIQAQVLERAQGRGYARLLGADLEQYAILLEALGPSMEQLGMPVERQLETLGTLLTRAWEVPPLVEPTQTAVEAKARELYALVSRLWVELDRPCQHAVFSQALRFAERRAAAAEPGRAVLVHGDPHPANALQVLTPRAGAETGFVFVDPDGFLAEPAYDLGVVLRSWCSELLAGDAVTVARRYCHLLASHTGVDEQAIWEWGFLERVSSGLYALAFGAEELGRPHLVTAELILD
- a CDS encoding peptidase M23 — translated: MNRKSLMFAVVAMVAAGWASTVTAATANGPICETSAWVNSTTYYNCNGGSHTALDIGNASCNEWNHRGMLVGNYYYSYAGGCAAACNGSTCNGGAGNYYTVTGGSGWNFRQLHFINNVSSGSKTCDRCALGLVGGTGSATGPHSHSDNRNGTTRHSAWYTSVGTTCGSSGYCNNRVGVPTL
- a CDS encoding HEAT repeat domain-containing protein — protein: MTSRHLPRAAIAGFVLAVLVAAGVVLLRRDASSSQDAPPMAVSGASAQAVSPAPGGPGQPAPSAKKDGPREQIPMPGCWEGLLELDKTASLDSLRAALAEAISANDRFLAEYLKERLTEVVGNDAERGLKLVEWAAQANGPETTLYLEALKAAPAVRNPAVSERLLKLGEDKSAQIATRAAALDTLETQHRFTPESIQRLKAIAMDVDADSAAWLATRTMGRVMKEDYERTGSYSSYWKELLDIGQTSKDLAVRQLALEMPSYSNPLLDSASIDQLAELMKTDPDRQVREMSAFRLARTEDPKRALEAYRAAFDGESSICVRFAMMLYALRAAGADALPLAAEFAKKDPRLQQDYLDFKELYAAGTVDWSRIWMNKKEYHECVVEEGAPHE
- a CDS encoding HEAT repeat domain-containing protein, with amino-acid sequence MSTPGLRSGAVGGGVRLATLRAALLAVGLGLGLTPGLALAQDAAPRPRQTACTVEGMLEDVRLALKEGSPAYKRYVRFRLKEAAIAMAPERLSNAVIEERDPAVLEVVGSALATKASNAQTPELIQPLLSRAVQDADPGLRAAAVKALRGAPSVEFMAQNGDVVTYEQLVRDSSPEVRRAGAENLVTESAEIYFGHHKPVSEAAVKAATATKDPEVAARLLGEVSMEAVGHEAVMDVTRQLRSDDVGVRAAAARALGGVSGPEAAGARRSLVELFRGDTDPAVRKAALESLARLGQSSARPLLQSLRGVDARMDPEIDAWLGAMQYNLQEWDLLLREKQRLRR
- a CDS encoding TetR/AcrR family transcriptional regulator, which encodes MTAKRRPTSKSPTRRPASSGRPRQRDAEQTRADLLRASRRAFATRGYAQAGMREIAAEAGVTPALVVRYFGSKKELFREALGHDMGLSGFFAAGRKDFGRHVVQYLMNKPVPEADALAMMLLSAGDEEVRDLVTTLLEERLTRPLAQWLGPPRAESRAALMLALFCGVWVFRSTLPIKPFTGTLDAATDAKLAAMLQDLVDGG